One stretch of Chryseobacterium indologenes DNA includes these proteins:
- a CDS encoding TrmH family RNA methyltransferase → MLTAHTIKVLQSLDKKKFRQKYNLFLVEGNKIICELFNSNFKVKEILSTDPQKLDRTDIPITHISENELKKISFLKTPKDSVAVCYLAEEQSWADKKIQLVLDGIQDPGNLGTIIRLADWFGIEQIICSEDTVDIYNPKVIQATMGSFTRVNIVYTDLVEYLSKTENVNIGTDMDGENIYTFEKPEKINLILGNEGNGMRPETEKLLQKCISIPRFGKSQSTESLNVSMAAGIILGQLFSK, encoded by the coding sequence ATGCTTACAGCTCATACAATAAAAGTTTTACAATCTTTAGATAAAAAGAAGTTCAGACAAAAATACAATTTGTTTTTGGTTGAAGGTAATAAAATCATTTGCGAACTTTTCAATTCTAACTTTAAAGTTAAAGAAATATTATCAACCGATCCGCAAAAATTGGACCGTACTGATATCCCTATTACACATATCTCTGAAAACGAGTTAAAAAAAATCAGTTTTCTTAAAACCCCTAAAGATTCTGTTGCCGTTTGCTATCTTGCTGAGGAACAATCATGGGCAGATAAGAAAATCCAGCTTGTTTTGGATGGTATTCAGGATCCTGGAAATTTAGGAACAATTATCAGGTTAGCAGATTGGTTTGGGATAGAACAGATCATTTGCAGCGAAGATACCGTAGATATTTACAATCCAAAAGTAATTCAGGCAACAATGGGCTCCTTTACGAGAGTAAATATCGTGTATACGGACCTTGTAGAATATCTTTCTAAAACGGAAAATGTGAATATCGGAACAGATATGGACGGAGAAAATATCTACACCTTTGAAAAACCTGAAAAAATAAATCTGATTCTTGGAAATGAAGGAAACGGAATGAGACCGGAAACAGAAAAATTACTGCAAAAGTGCATCAGTATTCCAAGGTTTGGAAAATCCCAGTCTACAGAAAGCCTGAATGTATCAATGGCAGCCGGGATTATTTTAGGACAGTTATTTTCAAAATAA
- a CDS encoding phage holin family protein — protein MIETIKEYASKRIDLLKIEATEKSSLSAGLITYFVVLLVAFAFFIILFNFGIAFLIGKALDNYSYGFLIVAAFYAVVMAFVIAFKTKIVNTVADQVIKFLNHSSHE, from the coding sequence ATGATAGAAACTATTAAAGAATACGCCTCGAAGAGAATAGACCTTCTGAAAATTGAAGCTACTGAAAAGTCTTCTCTTTCCGCCGGGCTCATTACCTACTTTGTAGTACTGCTTGTTGCTTTTGCTTTTTTTATTATCCTTTTCAACTTCGGAATTGCTTTTCTTATTGGTAAAGCATTGGATAATTACTCGTACGGGTTTTTAATTGTTGCAGCATTCTATGCTGTAGTGATGGCTTTCGTCATTGCATTCAAAACCAAAATTGTAAATACTGTTGCAGATCAGGTTATTAAATTTTTAAATCATTCAAGCCATGAGTAG
- a CDS encoding phosphoribosyl-ATP pyrophosphatase, producing the protein MSRKYESIEELRRKKKLLQGEINDLENLLTFKNTKESLSAFTNGLSDQYLQEKVDEDGDEKVVLRKDVIAKQLTSEVKDLLISKNTAVGLANSAFKGNVADSIIKLGVTAIVGNYAKKNMKSSNWKNKLVGAALIYLAPIALKYVRKKLEVYQKNKSVSSMEQLI; encoded by the coding sequence ATGAGTAGAAAATATGAAAGCATAGAAGAATTAAGAAGAAAGAAGAAACTGCTTCAAGGTGAAATTAATGATCTGGAAAACCTTCTTACTTTTAAAAATACAAAAGAAAGTCTGAGTGCATTCACTAATGGCTTAAGCGATCAATATCTTCAGGAAAAAGTAGATGAAGACGGTGATGAGAAAGTTGTTTTGAGAAAGGATGTCATTGCCAAGCAGCTTACTTCGGAGGTGAAAGATCTTCTTATCAGTAAAAATACGGCTGTAGGGCTTGCCAATTCTGCATTTAAAGGAAATGTAGCAGACAGTATTATTAAACTGGGAGTTACCGCTATTGTAGGCAATTATGCCAAAAAAAATATGAAAAGCTCTAACTGGAAGAATAAGCTTGTAGGAGCTGCTTTAATCTATCTTGCTCCGATTGCATTGAAATACGTCAGAAAAAAACTGGAAGTATACCAGAAAAATAAAAGTGTTTCCAGTATGGAACAACTGATTTAA